The DNA region CTCTGTTGATGGAATTATGTTTCATTGATAATCGTCAAGACTTGGATTTGTTGCAAAGAAAGCGCGATCAATTTGCCAAAGGAATTGTCAAAGGTTTAATCGAATGGAGTGGGCAAACACCAAAATATCCTGAGTATCCAGTAATCAATATTCGCATCAAGGATAACGATTATTTAGAAAAGGGGATTTTGGTTAATAACAATTCTTTTATTCCTACCGATCTCGCAGAATTGTTAGGTTTTCAGGTCACGGATAAACCAGAAATTCGCCAAATTAGTTACGGTGGAATTGTCTATTTTAAGGCGGTAGACCTTCAGCAATTTAATGTGGCTGTTAGTTGGGAAAATCCTACTAGAACGGTAATTCTCAACACAATTACTCACACTGAAGTAGAAGCCCTCGATCAAATTATGCGCGATGGTATAGCAACAGAAACACAGTTAAAAACACTTCTTGATGAAATTAATCCTGAAGCTTTGCAAAAGTTTGCTGATTTACCGAAACTATACATCGAAGAAGCAGACATTGAAAATGTGAATCACGATGTTGCTTTTTGTCAGATGTGTTTAGAAACTAATTATTTGCGGTTTGGTGGTAGGGTAAAACCAGAGCAAAATAATTTCTGTGGTTTAGGTGCAATTGATGGTAATGCAAATGGGGCTTCTTTCAGCGATCGCCGCACTGGAGTAAAAGCTCATATCGAGCATCTGAAAGCTTATGCAAGTACAGATTTGATTGTGCAGCAGCCAATCGTCGATCCTCGTTTTAAGTACGTTCCGCGAGGTGTAGCGCCCTCAGTGTACGATTTAGCAAGGCGTTGGAACCCAGATCCCGAATACGGTGAAAAAATCATGATGTTAGTCAAGCGACTACACGGAGTGTTCTAAACCGAATGGCGATCGCCTTGAGTAAAATTGTGAGTGTGTGGCGATCGCTACTTCATTTCTCATCAGAATCCGATCGACTCTCAACTAGAATTTGCCAAGCTTAATAACCCCGAAGAAACTCAACTCTTGCACAGATAGCTCTGGAGCGAGGCAAATTTTTCCGAAAAGCCTCAAAACGTTCACAAGTTTTTCACAAAGCTTAGGTTAAGATATCACTTCATGACTTAATTTAAAGCGACGTTGCTAGCAACGTAGTCTGAGATTTGATTTATGAGAATATTGTTAGTAGAAGATGACGAAATACTTGCTCAAAGCCTTAACACGGCCTTAAGCGAACAAAATTATGTAGTTGACATCGCCAGAGATGGAGAAGAAGGTTGGGAATACGCTCAAGCCTTTACCTATGACTTAATCTTGTTAGATGTCAGCTTACCCAAGCTCAACGGAATTGCTTTGTGTCGGCGGTTGCGAAAGGAAAATTATCATAGTCCAATTTTGCTGTTAACAGCCAGAGATGCTAGTGAAGATAAAGTAGCAGGGTTAGATGCAGGAGCAGATGATTATGTCGTCAAACCTTGTACGATCGCCGAGTTATTTGCTCGCCTTCGCGCTTTGTTACGACGACGCAGCGCTTCTGGTGCGCCTCTGTTAGAGTGGGGAGAACTGCGTTTAGATCCGAGTTCTTGTGAAGTTACTTATCAAGGAACAGCCGTCAATGTTTCGCCCACCGAGTATGGCTTGTTGGAGCTATTAATGCGCAATCCGAAGCGAGTTTTTACCAAAAGTGCGATTCTCGAACATTTGTGGTCATTTGAAGATCCTCCCAACGAAGATACAGTACGAGCGCATATTAAAGGTTTGCGACGCAAGTTAAAAAAAGCCAATGCAGGTGACGCGATCGAAACTGTGTATGGTGTCGGTTATCGTCTGAAACCTTTATCAGAAAGTGAAGTATCGAAGCAAGATCGGACATTGAGAGCGGTAGCTGAAGCTTGGAAAAAATTTAAAGAGCCGATTTTAGCGCGTGTAGAGACAATCGCCGCAGCGAGCTCAGCATTAGCTTCTGAAAGTTTGAGCGAACAACTGCGGCAAAAAGCAGAACAAGAAGCTCATAAATTGGCGGGATCGCTGGGAATGTTTGGTTTTAGCGAAGGCTCTCATCTCGCGCGCGAAATTGAAACTTGGTTGATTAAATTAGGGGCGAAAAATTCGGGATTGGGTAATCTTGACAGTAGCGATCGCGCGACTAAACCGATCTCGCTTCTAGGAACAGATTTGCAAATCGAGGATTTACAAGCCTTGATAATGCGGTTGCGTCAAGAGATCGAACAACCAGCACCCACCACCTCAGATCCTCAACAAACAATAGTTATCGCAGAAGATTTGCCCGATGCTCCCTTAGTATTGCTAGTTGACGACGATCGCGCCTTAAACAATCAGTTACAACAAGAAGCTTTAAACTGGAATCTACGCCTGGAAGTAGTAGAAACTATCGAGCAAGCCAAAGCCTATCTCGCTCGAAAAGTGCCCAATTTGGTAATTCTCGATCTGATTTTTCCCCCGAATCCTCATGAAGGTTTATTGTTACTCGAAGAACTCACCCAACAATATAGCGAACTACCTGTGTTAGTGTTTACCATGCGCGATGACTTTCACGATCGCGTCGCTGTTGCTCGTTTGGGGGGGAAAGCCTTTCTGGCTAAACCTGTGGCTGCAACCCAAGTTTTAGAAGCCGCAGTAGATTTGTTGCAAAATCAACGTACTAAAGAAGCTACTATCCTCGCTGTTGACGACGATCCGATTATTCTTCAGACTTTAAAACAAATCTTGACTCCTTGGGGAATTGAATTATGCACTGTACAAAATCCCCTCAAATTTTGGGAAATTTTTGAAAAAACTAGCCCAGATTTATTGATTCTCGATGTAGATATGCCCGACATTGATGGACTCGAACTTTGTCAAGTAGTGCGTGGCGATCGTACCTGGCATGGTATACCAATTTTATTTCTTTCTGCTCATCGCTCTCGCGAAGTTATTAATCAAATTTATGAAGCAGGTGCAGATGACTACATCGCTAAACCAATCGTCGAACCCGAATTAGTCGCCCGCATTTTTAACCGACTAGAACGTACCCGACTACTACGTAGTTTAGCTGAAACCGACGCCCTGACTGGAGTTGCTAATCGTTACCGCTCGACAAGAGAACTAAATCGCTATTTTCGTCTTGCCCAACGTTACCAGCAACCAATTTCTTTAGCACTCCTCGATTTAGATAATTTTAAGAATGTTAACGATCGCTATGGTTACGCTACAGGCGATCGGGTTTTACAGAGAATTGGACAAATTTTGCGTCTCAATTTCAAAAGTGAAGATATTGTTGCTCGTTGGTACGGACAACAATTTGTCATCGGAATGTATGGTTTGAATCAATTAGAAGCCAAACAACGACTTGAAGAAATTTTAGAACTTATTCATCAAGAAATTTTTCTGGTCGCAGGCAAAGAACCCCTGCAAGTTACACTTAGTATAGGAGTAGCAGAATATCCTCAACATGGGATTGAGCTAGATAAATTATATCGAGCTGCGGACGCAGCTTTGGTTCGAGCTAAACACTTTGGCAGTTCGGGAATTGTTCTCTACAGTTTTTAACTGCCTGTTTAATCTAGTGCGTAAAACGTAACAAATACGCTTTAGCATATCTTTGTGAATTGAGTTGAGACATTTTACTTTACTTAAAGTAAAAATAACACTTTGTTCCTCATCACTGAGTCGATCGCACTCGTGAATTTTCGCATAAATTTTGTAAAGAGCTTCAGCAAGCTGAATCTTCTCCTCTTGAGATAAATTCTGATCCTCGATGTTCATAGTGCTTGCCTCAAATTATTACTTTTTCTACAGTAATTTAAAAATGTGAAAATCTTGGGAAGGTTAGTAATTTTCTTAGTTTTAGTCTACTAATTCCAGTAAACCACAGGAAAAGTTAATTAACTCAATTTCTTCTTAAAAAAATCTAAATTTTTTGCCAGTTTTGTTAACTTAAATACACTTGACAACCTAAATATTCAATAAGTTTTAAGCTTTCACTCAATTTGGCGATCGCCAAATCAGAAATCCACCAAATCAACTACTCATTACTAACAGCAAACTGGATTTAGCAGTAAAAGTTCCGCTTTTTCCGCATCTACAGGCTCAGAAAAAAAATATCCCTGCATTAGCTTGCAGCCGAGGAGTTTAAGTTGTGCTAACTGAGTAGCATTTTCCACTCCTTCAGTAATAGTTTGAACGCCCAAACTACGAGCAATAATTTCAATACTCCGAATCAAATCCCATTGGTGCTGTGAAACAAAAGAACGGTCAATCTTTAAAGAATCTATCGAGAGCTGATATAAGCGAGAAAGACAAGAATAACCAGTACCAAAATCATCAAGATAAATTTTAATACCTAAATCCTTAAGTTGTCCCAAAGCCGCGATCGCCTCTTCTGAATCACCCAAAGCCGAACTTTCCGTAACTTCCAACCTTAAAGTTTCCGGAAAAATATCCATCTCTTGACAAATAAGTTCGACTCGTTTCACAAAATTTCCATCCAGCAATTGAGACGTAGAAACATTTACACTAACCGTCAAAGCCTGCTTTCTCGGAAACTTATTTTGCCACTGACGCAACTGAAAACAAGCTTCCCTTAGTACCCAAATTCCTAACTCATGAATTAGTAAAGTTTTTTCCGCGATCGGAATAAACTCAACTGGAGACACCAAACCACGTCTCGGATGTCGCCATCGCAGTAAAGCCTCAAATCCAGTAATAGTTTCACTTTCTACACACACAATCGGCTGATAGAAAACCTCAAACTCTTGATTTTTCCAAGCGGAGAGCAAATCAACTTCCAACAGCAGACGATCCATCTCAGCACGGGAAATAATCTCCAACAAGGAAATATCTTCCTCATTAAATGCCGCCGATAGCCGCACCAAACGATCTGCATTCTTCGCCGCAATTTGCAACAATAGTTGACCCTTCTCGGTTTGGGGATCGAGTTTGCCAGTGAGCAACAAACCCAGTGCTGCTTTAATTGATGTTAAAGGAGAACGCAGTTGATAGCTCAAAATGCTCGTAGAGTTATCTGGCTCGATTTGTTCATCAATCATTTTCATGCTGGTAGCTCGCTAGAAAGTAGAGTGAAGTTAAATGAAATTAGTTCATTTGAGAAAATTGTAATTAAACTATTGTGAAAAACTTGGGAAGAAGCCAAATGAATCAATCAAATGATTCCACCAGAGGAACTATCATCGTTGTTGACGATAACCCAGACAATCTCAACCTCTTAGTTAACACTCTCAGCGAGGAAGGATACCACGTTCGTGCCGCCGTCAGTGGGAAACTAGCCATTTCCAGCGCTCAGACAGTACCTCCAGATTTAATTTTATTGGATATCCTCATGCCAGAGATCGATGGCTATGAAATTTGTCAACAATTAAAGTCAGACGATCGCACTCGCGATATTCCCATAATTTTTATCAGCGCTTTAGATGATGCAATCGATAAAGCCAAAGGTTTTGAAGTCGGAGGAGTTGACTATATTTCTAAACCCTTCCAACATCTAGAAGTTATCGCTCGCGTCGAAAATCAATTGCGTCTCCGCATGGCACAAAAACAACTCCAAGAGCAAAATTTACAGTTAGAAAATTTTAGCAAGAACCTCAAAGAATTACATCGACTAAACACTACCGATTACTCAGACTTTAACCAGCTTAGTGCAGATTATTTACAAACTGGATGTAAAATTCTCGGTTTTACGACAGGAGTTATTAGTAA from Oscillatoria salina IIICB1 includes:
- the tftA gene encoding hormogonium tapered terminus morphoprotein TftA, whose product is MNITVEGVTADYLTPEALEFLEYVEELIAQKANRGKQMGRIFISAGHDLRDPGATALGTTESLEMRKTRDLIVQELKKLGIEYLSVPDTLSLSQTIRWINANSLPGDVALEIHGNAFNGNVRGAEIFYIATNFQRRQDAQLMLDALLDAVPELPSRGVKADTSSQYRSGLGFCRQVAVASLLMELCFIDNRQDLDLLQRKRDQFAKGIVKGLIEWSGQTPKYPEYPVINIRIKDNDYLEKGILVNNNSFIPTDLAELLGFQVTDKPEIRQISYGGIVYFKAVDLQQFNVAVSWENPTRTVILNTITHTEVEALDQIMRDGIATETQLKTLLDEINPEALQKFADLPKLYIEEADIENVNHDVAFCQMCLETNYLRFGGRVKPEQNNFCGLGAIDGNANGASFSDRRTGVKAHIEHLKAYASTDLIVQQPIVDPRFKYVPRGVAPSVYDLARRWNPDPEYGEKIMMLVKRLHGVF
- a CDS encoding response regulator, coding for MRILLVEDDEILAQSLNTALSEQNYVVDIARDGEEGWEYAQAFTYDLILLDVSLPKLNGIALCRRLRKENYHSPILLLTARDASEDKVAGLDAGADDYVVKPCTIAELFARLRALLRRRSASGAPLLEWGELRLDPSSCEVTYQGTAVNVSPTEYGLLELLMRNPKRVFTKSAILEHLWSFEDPPNEDTVRAHIKGLRRKLKKANAGDAIETVYGVGYRLKPLSESEVSKQDRTLRAVAEAWKKFKEPILARVETIAAASSALASESLSEQLRQKAEQEAHKLAGSLGMFGFSEGSHLAREIETWLIKLGAKNSGLGNLDSSDRATKPISLLGTDLQIEDLQALIMRLRQEIEQPAPTTSDPQQTIVIAEDLPDAPLVLLVDDDRALNNQLQQEALNWNLRLEVVETIEQAKAYLARKVPNLVILDLIFPPNPHEGLLLLEELTQQYSELPVLVFTMRDDFHDRVAVARLGGKAFLAKPVAATQVLEAAVDLLQNQRTKEATILAVDDDPIILQTLKQILTPWGIELCTVQNPLKFWEIFEKTSPDLLILDVDMPDIDGLELCQVVRGDRTWHGIPILFLSAHRSREVINQIYEAGADDYIAKPIVEPELVARIFNRLERTRLLRSLAETDALTGVANRYRSTRELNRYFRLAQRYQQPISLALLDLDNFKNVNDRYGYATGDRVLQRIGQILRLNFKSEDIVARWYGQQFVIGMYGLNQLEAKQRLEEILELIHQEIFLVAGKEPLQVTLSIGVAEYPQHGIELDKLYRAADAALVRAKHFGSSGIVLYSF
- a CDS encoding EAL domain-containing protein, translated to MKMIDEQIEPDNSTSILSYQLRSPLTSIKAALGLLLTGKLDPQTEKGQLLLQIAAKNADRLVRLSAAFNEEDISLLEIISRAEMDRLLLEVDLLSAWKNQEFEVFYQPIVCVESETITGFEALLRWRHPRRGLVSPVEFIPIAEKTLLIHELGIWVLREACFQLRQWQNKFPRKQALTVSVNVSTSQLLDGNFVKRVELICQEMDIFPETLRLEVTESSALGDSEEAIAALGQLKDLGIKIYLDDFGTGYSCLSRLYQLSIDSLKIDRSFVSQHQWDLIRSIEIIARSLGVQTITEGVENATQLAQLKLLGCKLMQGYFFSEPVDAEKAELLLLNPVCC